Proteins from a single region of Carassius gibelio isolate Cgi1373 ecotype wild population from Czech Republic chromosome B15, carGib1.2-hapl.c, whole genome shotgun sequence:
- the LOC127973117 gene encoding claudin-9-like: MASAGLEILGMILTVAGWLGGMVACCLPMWRVAAYIGQNIVITQIVWEGLWMSCAVQSTGQMHCRIYDSMLGLPDDLQAARALIVVSILLGVVGMTLAVAGAKCTNCTSDAANKPRIMLAAGVTFIMCGLMLLVAVCWTANGIILDFHNPLLEETQKREFGNSLYFGWGASCLLIVGGGIMSCSCCSKAQSNAVPTRVDYSGVKSMSVNGYDRKDYV, encoded by the coding sequence ATGGCTTCAGCCGGCCTGGAGATCCTGGGGATGATCCTGACCGTGGCCGGGTGGCTGGGGGGGATGGTGGCCTGCTGTCTGCCCATGTGGAGAGTAGCGGCGTACATAGGCCAGAACATCGTCATCACGCAGATCGTATGGGAAGGTTTGTGGATGAGCTGCGCGGTGCAGAGCACAGGACAGATGCACTGCCGCATCTACGACTCCATGCTGGGTCTTCCCGATGACCTGCAGGCTGCGCGCGCTCTGATAGTCGTGAGTATACTGCTCGGTGTGGTGGGCATGACTCTGGCTGTGGCTGGGGCCAAGTGCACCAACTGCACATCAGATGCTGCTAACAAGCCGCGCATTATGCTGGCAGCCGGGGTGACGTTTATAATGTGTGGACTGATGCTGCTAGTGGCTGTGTGTTGGACGGCCAACGGCATCATCCTGGATTTCCACAACCCGCTTCTAGAGGAGACGCAGAAGAGGGAGTTTGGGAACTCGCTGTACTTCGGATGGGGTGCCTCCTGCCTGCTGATCGTAGGTGGAGGCATTATGTCTTGTTCCTGCTGCTCGAAAGCGCAGAGCAATGCCGTGCCGACGAGAGTGGACTACTCAGGGGTCAAATCTATGTCTGTGAATGGATATGACAGGAAAGACTATGTCTGA